The DNA window gcccgcgagggctcacagtctacaggaggagagaggaccctgcccgcgagggctcacagtctacaggaggatagatctgaaaataaggagcgctgatagtgtaacaccaaagtgatcagtggggtatacctggaaaatatacactcacctggatcagttgtgacagtcacaaccactagtgcgcatgagataatggcgtctgctgcagccccacgtggatgagcatacaagataaggcagaaaaggggttaatgctgcgcatcagccaaatgaagacgtataatgttgatgaagatgagtattcttttatttcaataaatttgaaataaaagaatactcatcttcatcaacattatacgtcttcatttggctgatgcgcagcattaaccccttttctgccttatcttgtatagtctacaggaggagagaggaccctgcccgcgagggctcacagtctacaggaggagaggaccctgcccgcgagggctcacagtccacaggaggagagaggaccctgcccgcgagggctcacagtctacaggaggagagaggaccctgcccgcgagggctcacagtctacaggaggaaagaggaccctgcccgcgagggctcacagtctacaggaggagaggaccctgcccgcgagggctcacagtccacaggaggagagaggtccctgcccgcgagggctcacagtctacaagggataggtgaggatacagtaggttagggtagagctgattgtgcggcgctgcatcagactgagggttacggcaggttgtaggtttgttggaagagatgggtcttcaggttccttttgaagcttgccaaggtaggcgagagtctgatatgttgtagcagagcattccagagtatggggtatGGTATGATAACTCTACGCTGCCCCTCCACAAAGTAtagtacccctaaggctgctttcacacctccagtttttgctatgcggcacaatccggcactttgcaggaaaaacgcaacctttttttttgctgccggttgcgtttttcctgcatagactttaattagtgccgcatggccttgcgttcggtccggtttttgccgcatgcggcagatttagccgatgcggcaaatggatggaacgttgcctggcaatttttttgtgcggcaaaaaaaaacgcattgcgccgcatccggccgatgcggcgcttttctcaatgcatccctatggatgccggatgcggcaaaaaccggacgggccgcatgtaaaaagcttatgcaaaggatgcggtgttttcaccgcatctgttgcataggtttcacagccggattgagccgcagagctcaaaccggatgtgtgaaagcagcctaaaaattAGGCCTGCTTCTGCTATGAGGCATGATGAGCATTTCGCCACAAGTGGGGGTCTGAGGTGATCCACCATTCCCCCAAACACTTGGTAACGCTGCATGGAGGGGAGCGGAGCCCACGCCACACGCAGTAGATGCTGTGAGGTGGCCAtgtggtgaattttttacctcagaatttgtaagccaAACCCAGGagagggtgaaaaatgcagaaaaggCGCCTGTGttactattatacttttcctctgatcggtcagtattttacctcagtatttgtagccaaaaccaggagaggaacaaatcctcacagtgtgcacgaAGCCTTAGCCAGCCATCATCCGTCACTAACAGCAATGGCCGGAGAATAGACTCGAGGCCTTAGCCAGCCATCATCCGTCACTAACAGCAATGGCCGGAGAATAGACTCGAGGCCTTAGCCAGCCATCATCCGTCACTAACAGCAATGGCCGGAGAATAGACTCGAGGCCTTAGCCAGCCATCATCCGTCACTAACAGCAATGGCCGGAGAATAGACTCGAGGCCTTAGCCAGCCATCATCCGTCACTAACAGCAATGGCCGGAGAATAGACTCGAGGCCTTAGCCAGCCATCATCCGTCACTAACAGCAATGGCCGGAGAATAGACTCGAGGCCTTAGCCGGCCATCATCCGTCACTAACAGCAATGGCCGGAGAATAGACTCGAGGCCTTAGCCGGCCATCATCCGTCACTAACAGCAATGGCCGGAGAATAGACTCGAGGCCTTAGCCGGCCATCATCCGTCACTAACAGCAATGGCCGGAGAATAGACTCGAGGCCTTAGCCGGCCATCATCCGTCACTAACAGCAATGGCCGGAGAATAGACTCGAGGCCTTAGCCGGCCATCATCCGTCACTAACAGCAATGGCCGGAGAATAGACTCGAGGCTTTGGCTCAAACTTTTCAAATCATAATTTTATATATAATGTCACCACTGGCGGATACAGACTGAAAACAACTAAATATATGGTCGTTTTGCAGCCAAAAGTTCATAAAAAcgcacaatttcacctgctttgtaGGTAGTAAATGGCCCCTGAGCTTTTGGGCCCCCGCGCagctgcacagattgcaccaatgatacGTCCACCGCTGCATTACACACCAGTGCAGAGAATCCTGTGTGCAGCGGATCATAGCGGGGGCAGCGGCCGGGGTGGGCACGGGGGACACGCGGGGACATTTGCCATACATAGACCGCTGCGATCAGTCTCCTCAGTCCTATCTCCTGCAGGTTTCTGCATTGCTGATTCCCTCCTCCCAGTGTGTATTGTGTTACTGGTTTCCTGGAGCATGCTGGGAGATCAGAGAGGATGAGGAGGAGTGTGGCCTGCACTGATATATATAGGACGTGTGTGCACATTGCTGGGCTGCAGAGGGTCGGCCATGTCTGCAGCCCTGGAGGAATTGCTTGAGAAGATGCGTGCAGCAGCTCTGGTGAGAGGAGAAGCCTGGCTGCGAGAGAAAGTGGCAGAAATCCTTCCAGATGAAGGAAAAGGATCACAAGATCCCCCTCCATGTGCTAAGAGGGGAAGAGCTTTGGAGCGCAGGAGTCCATCCCCGGTGCCCAGAAATCGATGCAAAGTCAGCAGCAAGGACCCTCCAGAAGTGTCTGGTGGGCCGCGCCCGACTTCAGAGGAGCCTTGTCCTGCAGAAACTCCATTCAGTTTAGACTCTGATTCACAAGATGCTTCACACAACTACAGTGATGAAGATTTGCAGATTCCGGTTAATGCGGCTTTCCAGCGCGGATCAGACAACGGACCGTCTTCTGAGGTCGCTGGTAATGTACCTATAGAGGACCAGAAGCCCAGTGATGACAGCGGGCAGCAGCAGTCTAGTCCGTCACCAAACCAGTGCACGCTCAAGGCTGAAACATGCGACAATACTAGAAATGGCAAAGTTCCCGATACAACCCATTCCAGCAACACGGAGGAGGAGTCCATTGAATTACGTATAGAAAGATGTTCAGCTGCAATAGAGCTACAACAGGAGGAACCCTTTGAAAAAACGCTGACGCGGATCAGATCTGTTCAAGGTAAGGGTTTGTAATTGACAATCAACCTTCGCGCATCTGGAATCCTGAAGTCGTCACGGGGTGTCCTCTCCAACCCAACCTAGACTTCAGTATATAACGGCATATAAGCCACCAATGAGCAACAACACATACAGGGTACAACAGTGGGCCCTAGCTTtagggcaggggtcgggaacctttttggctgagagagccatgaacgccacatattttaaaatgtaatgctGTGAGAACCATACTCACCGGGAGGGGGAACGGCGGTGGTGGaaaggctcagaaggtcccaggaggcagggtaggcaatgctgcgAGCACAgatgagggggtgtcgcggctcaagtgggtcagtgtgcggagggtcagtTATACTGCTGTGGGCTTGGGGGGGTGTCATGgcggcaggcaccattgatctgctgacatgctgctttgaatctcccgcaattGACGAGATCGAcaccaagaaaatggctgcggcgcGTGCACAGGTCGACGCAAAGGACTTAAAATAAAAATGGCCGCAGATTtctatctgcgcatgcaccgcctccACAGctgttttcttgaagtcgatctcgtcaactgcggaaGATTCAAAGCAGCTCACAGTACGCTGCGGCACCCaatgagcccacagtatcgccgaccctgtgccaccactgccgccccggtaagcgGTATGCGTTTTGTAAAATGCACCGCCATTTTTTCCAGTTttggggaaaaagtgtgtcttacaaaccagaaaatatggtatatttttattaaagatttgtctgcgagccagatggaGCCACATCTGGCTCCCGACTCCTACTCTAGGGAGAGGAGagcggggacacctcctgaactcatctaAATCTATAATAGGATACCTCATTCcagcactcaccctggctagtgagcaggccggcAAGAGCAATTGTCCCACCACTACAAATAAGAGAACACCGGGGTAGAAAAACAGTAGAAGAACTGTCACACCTGtttctctgcattatgagactagtgacagatttaaGACTTGAGATTCATTTCAATTCTAGACTCTGAATATTAAATAGATTTCCTTGCCTTTGGTAGTCGtagagttaatgtcagtttgctttccaggAGCTTCTGAATCCTGGTCAGGTATTTCtgcgaccactcccagtccctttatatacccgctGATATCAGCAGATGGTGCCAGTTATTCTGTGCCATTTGGTTACTGGGCCAAGAGGTGGAGGGAGCTGCCATAACCCTCTGTTCAAGCTGctctggtggctgcagtcttgatgCTGACTGCAGCAATTTATCGTTGTGTTTCCAccatctgtcttccttccctggtgtgttgttttagtgcagcagtggggctagcatcCTTACCTGCCCACTCCTTAGCCAGGACTATTATTGGGTTACTCAGGGCTTCTGACTCCTGCTTGGTAACAGATGAGGAACCTGAatatggctaggagtgcagggtacagtggcaggtaagtgaagGAGGTATCCATCTTCCCTCTCATTCGCACTAGGGCCCattattgttaaagtgtccccggtgtaccccttgtttgttctgGTGTTACCCCTGTTAGTTGGGTGTTTGGCCTCACACCGGACTTTCTCTTAGTCCGCGTCGTGACAGGAACAACGACAAAAACACAAACGTGGAAGCTACAAACAATAAGGCTCCAGCTGAAGTATGCTAGCAGCAGATATCCAGTAGCTCCTCGAGATGGCTGCCTCCTGGTTGGTCAGTATAGAagaaaatctatttccagcaccaggTAATGGGTAAAGTGACTATTTGAaggagatgggagtggtcacaaaatggCTGCACGTGAAGAAATCAACCAGGAGCTGCTAGCAGGAAAAAGAGCTGCACCTGTATAAATATTTTTTAATTCACCAATTTTTTCCCCCTATATTATATTCTGTATTATAAGAAGATGGAAATTCTGCAATTGCACAGTGACCTCTTGGGCCATTTTAGACTCGTACTTCCTGTTCTTTACGGAAGATTTTACAGCAGCCTCATTAttatcacagactgggtcacaatgactgataacacctctatacacaactGATACTACAGAATACACCaatcacagtaggtgatgtcacctccttctcttcccttcacaatgacctgtactttagatgcttcaatacaaattaTTGGTGCTAATGTACATGTGGATTTCCTCAAAGTTCAAGCATGACGAGTCTAGAATAACCTCAGTGACCAGTGGGAAAActgcattattttttttaatgatacaGCTCattatatgaaaaataaaaaaaacttttttcaaaaatgtaaGGGTTGTCTTCTTCAGAAGACCCATGAAGATTACCCTAACAGGATTACAGTGAAGATCCCGTCATCTGAGGGTCTCATGAATCGGCTTTTGACAGAGAACAAAACCATCAGTGAATGTTACCAAAAAGTTGGGTCCTTCGTAATGTCTAAATACCACCATGATACTTGTTGGCCTTATGTTCTACGGGTGGGCCAGAAGAATTGTTTGAGTTTGTCCATTACATGACATCAGTATATCTCCCTGTGAGTGAAATCCTGGGATAttaagataaaaaaattgtttaaaagaacagagagtcctcagtggttgataccttttaatggctaactgaaaagatggtaataattgcaagctttcgagactactcaggtct is part of the Anomaloglossus baeobatrachus isolate aAnoBae1 chromosome 9, aAnoBae1.hap1, whole genome shotgun sequence genome and encodes:
- the LOC142250812 gene encoding uncharacterized protein LOC142250812, producing the protein MSAALEELLEKMRAAALVRGEAWLREKVAEILPDEGKGSQDPPPCAKRGRALERRSPSPVPRNRCKVSSKDPPEVSGGPRPTSEEPCPAETPFSLDSDSQDASHNYSDEDLQIPVNAAFQRGSDNGPSSEVAGNVPIEDQKPSDDSGQQQSSPSPNQCTLKAETCDNTRNGKVPDTTHSSNTEEESIELRIERCSAAIELQQEEPFEKTLTRIRSVQGRRPYLVWIIGNAFVAKALEKVSLVPDGRQLGFPPSEATIRWLGFKDLTWDCVIPTVVRYSRSDRPPDILVIYAGGDDIYSGVCPMDLTEKIRCDILKLKSLFLGVVIVFSGIVRRPICPEGTKRKTFNFACKRVNKRVQKSLEYYGVEVVHYKSLTGNVFLFEEDGSCLNSVGHMLWCTGIKRGINKALQCWHHRP